The window GGTGGCCCTGGTGAAAACCGGGATCACCCTGGTCATGTCGCCTGATGGATCCAAGGATGAATTGAATCGCCTGGCAAGGCTCATGGCGTCGAAACATTTCGATACCAGGGCGGCCGGGTACGATCTGCGTTTCGAAGGAAGGATTATAAAAATGCCCGGAAGAAATGACGGGGTTAACCGAAAATCAACCGCCTCGGGTTTGGGAGGAATTCGCCATGGCCAAGGGTAGGGAACGCATTGTAGTAGGGCTGGATGTGGGGACCACGAAAATCTGTGTCGTCGTTGCTGCCGTGGATGAGAAGGGATGGTGCGAGATCATAGGGATCGGCACCACCCCGTCCAAAGGTCTTCGGAAAGGAGTGGTGATCAACATTGATGCCACCGTCGATTCCATTAAAAGGGCTGTTGAGGAGGCTGAACTCATGGCCGGGGTGCCGATCCAGGCGGTCTATGCCGGGATTGCGGGCGGTCATATTAAAGGATTCAACAGCCACGGGGTGGTGGCGGTCAAGACCAGGGAAGTTACCAAAAAAGACCTTGAGAGGGTTATCGACGCAGCCCAGGCGGTAGCCATGCCGCTGGATCGGGAGATCATCCACACCCTGACCCAGGAATACATAGTGGACGATCAGGACGGGATTATCGACCCCCTGGGGATGTCCGGTGTCCGCCTTGAGGCCAAGGTACATATTGTGACAGGCGCCGTAACGTCCGCACAAAACATTATCAAAAGCTGTAACCGCGCCGGTCTCGACGTCCTGGATATCGTCCTCGAACCTCTTGCCGCCGCAGGCGCGGTTCTCACTGATGAGGAGAAAGAACTTGGGGTCGCGCTTGTTGATATCGGAGGCGGAACCACTGACCTGGCAATCTTCGGCGCCGGCAGCATAAAGCAGACCGCCGTTCTCGCTCTGGGGGGTATCAACCTGACCAACGATGTTGCCTACGGTCTTAGAAGCCCGGCCACTGAAGCGGAAAAGATCAAGAAGGAGTATGGCTGTGCGCTCACCGAAATGGTCGGTGACGATGAGGAAATAGAGGTGTTGGGCGTTGGCGGTCATAGACCAAAGAAGGTTTCGAGAAAGTTCCTGGCGGAAATTATTGAACCGAGGGCGGAGGAGTTTTTCGAGCTTATAAACCGGGAAATACTCAAGTCGGGCCATAATGACCGCATAGCTTCCGGCATCGTCCTGACCGGGGGAACGGTAATCATGAGCGGCATGGCCGAACTGGCCGAACAGGTCTTCAATATGCCGGTCCGGGTTGGATATCCGCGGGATGTCGGTGGCCTGGTTGACGTGGTCAAAAGCCCCATGTATGCGACCGGGGTCGGGCTTATCAAATACGGATCCACCCACGGCGGAGAGGGGGGCTTTGGAACAAACGAATCGAGAATTTTCGACAAAATACTGGCAAAGATGAGGGACTGGTTAAAGGATTTCATCTGAACGTGATGACTTACCAAAAAGTCATCAATGCGTCCGGGGAGGGCGCCCAAATCGAAGATTTGTGAGGAAAGTGAAAACGACGCTTTTCGCTTTCTGTTGAGTAAAAAGCCGCGAATGGACTTTTTACGATACTATCAAAACAGTACGGGGAACACTGTTATTATCCCAGGGAGGTGACGCATGTTTCAGTTCGTAGAGGAAGGCAGGGACCTTCAGGCCCGGATCAAGGTCATAGGGGTCGGAGGAGGCGGTGGCAACGCCATTAACAACATGATTAAATCACGGTTGAAAAACGTTGACTTCATTGCCGCCAACACAGATGCGCAGGCACTGAAGAAATCCAACGCTTCCACGAAAATCCAGTTGGGGGCGGAGGTGACGCACGGCCTCGGCGCCGGGGCGGACCCCGAGATTGGATTACGTTCGGCGCAGGAGAGCAAGGATCTGATTCACGAGGCGATCCAGGGCGTTGACATGGTGTTCATCACCGCAGGCATGGGGGGTGGAACGGGCACCGGGGCCGCTCCGGTGGTCGCGGGACTGGCGAAGGATGTCGGGGTTCTCACCGTCGGGGTGGTGACCAAGCCATTCGAGTTCGAAGGCCGCGTGAGGATGAAGAACGCGGAAAGCGGGCTGGAAGAGCTGCGGAAAAACGTTGACACCCTTATCGTAATTCCCAACGATCGCATCTTCTCGGTTATCAAACATGGCGCCCTCGCCACGGAGGCTTTCCAGATCGTGGACGATGTTCTCCATTGCGCGGTCAAGGGTATATCCGATCTCATCACCAAGCCTGGAATCATTAACCTTGATTTCGCTGACGTGAAAAGGGTCATGGAAGGGAAAGGGCGGGCTCTCATGGGCACCGGGATCGCGCAGGGTGATGACCGGGCTCCCGAGGCTGCCCAGACGGCCATTTCCAGTCCTCTTCTGGAGGACAACAGCATCGATGGCGCCAGGGGTGTCCTTATCAATATCACCGCCGGTAAAGGCATCGGGATGCAGGAGATCCAGAGCGCTTCGGCCATTGTCCGGAGTGCGGTTCACGAGGACGCCGAGATTATTTTTGGATGGGTCGAGGATGATTCCATGGGTGAGGATCTCATGGTGACCGTTATAGCGACCGGTTTCGGGCAGGAACATACACGGGGGCTTGACTCCAGGCGACCTTCCTGGGGAGGTGCCGATGCCCAGGACACTGAATTACCGACTTTCATCAGAAAGACAGAGCCCGAAACCCCACCGGAAAAGGCCAGACGTCCGTCAATATCAGTCATTGAGGAGGATGAGTTTGAGGTCCCTGCGTTTTTAAGGCGCCAGGCGGATTAAGGAAAGATGACCGCACGGGGCCCGCTGGAGGAGGCCTGGGTTTCCCCCCGGCCTGCCAGGGGGGGCTCACTGAGGGTGGCGGTAGCCTATCCCAACAGCTATTGGGTGGGCATGTCAAACCTCGGCTACCAGGCGATTTTGAGAGGTTTTCTTGATGTTCCAGGTTTTGATGTACGAAGGGTTTTCTGGGAGGGAAACAGGCTCTATTTCCCCGATGGCAGCCATTCCCTGTCCGAGTTTGATGTTGTCGCGTTTTCCGTTTCCTTTCAGCCGGATCTTGTTCATCTCCCCCGGATGTTGGAAGCGGGAGGAGCCGCCCCGTCCGCACCACGGGGAAGCAGACCCCTTGTGCTGGGCGGCGGAGCAGCCCTGATAATCAACCCTGAGCCGGCCGCCCCATTTTTCGACCTGGTAATCATCGGCGATTCCGAACCTGTCTTCGATAACCTCCCTGACATTCTCCTCTCTGCCGGGCATCTTGGCGACAGGGAGCAGCTCCTGGATCTGGTGTCCGGCCTGCCCGGTGCCTATGTCCCGTCCAGGTACAGTGTGGTGGAGGCGAAAGGCTCCCGGTACCGAATCCCCAGGCCGATTGAGCCGGCGCCCTCATGGGTCAGGCGATCCATGCTTTCTTCCCTGGATGTAAAACCTGCCCGTCCCGCGGTTGTGGCACGGAGCACCGAATTCGGCTCTATGTATCCACTTGAGATCTCCAGGGGATGTGGTGCGAAATGCAGCTTTTGCGCGGCCTCCCATGTGTGCGGCCCGGTGCGTTTCCTGGGATTGGAAAAAATGGAAGAGGAGGTACGGACCGGCCTTAAGTACAGGAAGAAGATCGGACTGGTGGGGACGGCGGTATCGTACCATCCGGGGCTTCATGATGCCGGAAGGATGATCCTGAAGCTGGGAGGAAGATTTTCTCCATCATCCATCAGGTTGGAACGCATGACCCCCGAACTGGCGGAAATGCTCGCGGCAAGTGGGCACCGAACAGTCGCTCTTGCCCCCGAAGCCGGGACGGCCGCTCTCAGAAGGACAGTAGGTAAAGGCTTCACGGACGATGCGGTCATGGATGCGGTGGACCTGCTTCAGCAGGCACGGATTCCGGGCGTGAAACTGTACTTCATGGTGGGGCTGCCAGGTGAAGAGGACTGTGATATCTTGGCTATTTCAGACCTGGTGGGCCACGTCAGGGACAAAGTGGTAAAGGCAGGGCGCAGAAGGGGGAAGGTCGGGAGCATAACGGTCAGTGTAAATCCGTTTGTTCCCAAACCGCATACTCCCCTGGAAAGGGAGCCCATGGCGGCCGAGGAGGTACTGTCGAGAAGGCTGAAGTCCTTGAGGGAAAAATTAGGACGTATGGGAGG is drawn from Deltaproteobacteria bacterium and contains these coding sequences:
- the ftsA gene encoding cell division protein FtsA yields the protein MAKGRERIVVGLDVGTTKICVVVAAVDEKGWCEIIGIGTTPSKGLRKGVVINIDATVDSIKRAVEEAELMAGVPIQAVYAGIAGGHIKGFNSHGVVAVKTREVTKKDLERVIDAAQAVAMPLDREIIHTLTQEYIVDDQDGIIDPLGMSGVRLEAKVHIVTGAVTSAQNIIKSCNRAGLDVLDIVLEPLAAAGAVLTDEEKELGVALVDIGGGTTDLAIFGAGSIKQTAVLALGGINLTNDVAYGLRSPATEAEKIKKEYGCALTEMVGDDEEIEVLGVGGHRPKKVSRKFLAEIIEPRAEEFFELINREILKSGHNDRIASGIVLTGGTVIMSGMAELAEQVFNMPVRVGYPRDVGGLVDVVKSPMYATGVGLIKYGSTHGGEGGFGTNESRIFDKILAKMRDWLKDFI
- the ftsZ gene encoding cell division protein FtsZ; amino-acid sequence: MFQFVEEGRDLQARIKVIGVGGGGGNAINNMIKSRLKNVDFIAANTDAQALKKSNASTKIQLGAEVTHGLGAGADPEIGLRSAQESKDLIHEAIQGVDMVFITAGMGGGTGTGAAPVVAGLAKDVGVLTVGVVTKPFEFEGRVRMKNAESGLEELRKNVDTLIVIPNDRIFSVIKHGALATEAFQIVDDVLHCAVKGISDLITKPGIINLDFADVKRVMEGKGRALMGTGIAQGDDRAPEAAQTAISSPLLEDNSIDGARGVLINITAGKGIGMQEIQSASAIVRSAVHEDAEIIFGWVEDDSMGEDLMVTVIATGFGQEHTRGLDSRRPSWGGADAQDTELPTFIRKTEPETPPEKARRPSISVIEEDEFEVPAFLRRQAD
- a CDS encoding radical SAM protein, giving the protein MTARGPLEEAWVSPRPARGGSLRVAVAYPNSYWVGMSNLGYQAILRGFLDVPGFDVRRVFWEGNRLYFPDGSHSLSEFDVVAFSVSFQPDLVHLPRMLEAGGAAPSAPRGSRPLVLGGGAALIINPEPAAPFFDLVIIGDSEPVFDNLPDILLSAGHLGDREQLLDLVSGLPGAYVPSRYSVVEAKGSRYRIPRPIEPAPSWVRRSMLSSLDVKPARPAVVARSTEFGSMYPLEISRGCGAKCSFCAASHVCGPVRFLGLEKMEEEVRTGLKYRKKIGLVGTAVSYHPGLHDAGRMILKLGGRFSPSSIRLERMTPELAEMLAASGHRTVALAPEAGTAALRRTVGKGFTDDAVMDAVDLLQQARIPGVKLYFMVGLPGEEDCDILAISDLVGHVRDKVVKAGRRRGKVGSITVSVNPFVPKPHTPLEREPMAAEEVLSRRLKSLREKLGRMGGVKFQAGSIRGAYLDALISLGDRNLGKVLGAFPVGGMSLRKLQRVFPDADRILFDRRDGELPWTLLGNRSGKVV